A portion of the Acidobacteriaceae bacterium genome contains these proteins:
- a CDS encoding ATP-binding cassette domain-containing protein, which translates to MAARAVEFANVSFAAPGGHRILHDISLQIAPGETVALLGRSGSGKTTLLRTVNALVRADGGRVLVGGHDVASEELITLRRGIGYVIQESGLFPHMTIARNVGIALELSGISAVEAQPRVTASLHSVGLAAEFAERYPWQLSGGQRQRAGVARALITQPDVLLMDEPFGALDPLTRAEMQTMLRDLLHRAGTTTLIVTHDLEEALFLADRVVLLEQGSIVADVRSAAVRTSANAALQAYVEAATPGGTR; encoded by the coding sequence ATGGCCGCCCGGGCAGTGGAGTTCGCAAACGTGAGCTTCGCCGCCCCGGGCGGCCATCGCATTTTGCACGACATCTCCCTGCAGATCGCTCCCGGCGAAACCGTGGCTCTGCTCGGTCGCAGCGGTTCTGGCAAAACGACTCTGCTGCGCACCGTGAATGCTCTGGTGCGGGCGGACGGCGGCCGAGTGCTGGTTGGCGGCCACGACGTCGCCAGCGAAGAGCTGATCACGCTCCGTCGCGGCATCGGCTACGTCATTCAGGAGAGCGGCCTCTTCCCGCACATGACCATCGCGCGCAACGTGGGCATAGCGCTGGAGCTCTCCGGCATTTCCGCCGTCGAAGCACAGCCCCGCGTCACCGCCTCGCTTCACTCTGTTGGCCTAGCTGCAGAGTTTGCTGAGCGCTACCCGTGGCAGTTGAGCGGAGGCCAGCGCCAGCGTGCCGGCGTGGCGCGAGCCCTGATCACGCAGCCCGATGTTCTGCTTATGGACGAACCCTTTGGCGCGCTCGATCCGCTCACTCGCGCCGAGATGCAGACCATGCTCCGCGACCTGCTGCACCGCGCAGGTACCACCACGCTGATCGTCACGCATGACCTCGAAGAGGCCCTCTTCCTCGCTGATCGCGTCGTGCTGTTGGAGCAGGGAAGCATCGTTGCCGACGTTCGTTCCGCAGCGGTCCGCACCAGTGCCAACGCCGCGCTGCAGGCCTACGTTGAGGCTGCGACACCCGGTGGCACGCGATGA
- the gap gene encoding type I glyceraldehyde-3-phosphate dehydrogenase → MAVKVGINGFGRIGRNVFRTALGNPDIEFVAVNDLTTPATLAHLLKYDSILGNLKNEIVAVEDGILVDGKKIKVFAERDPSKLDWASVGAEIVVESTGFFTDATKAKAHLGSTVKKVIISAPASNEDITVVLGVNHDKYDAANHHVISNASCTTNCLAPVVKVLNDEFGIVSGLMNTIHSYTNDQVVLDAPHKDLRRARAAALSMIPTSTGAAKALKLVIPEMAGKLDGFSIRVPTPTVSVVDLTFTAEKPISVEAINAAIKAAAEGKMKGFLGYTEEELVSSDFRGNPLSSIFDSKLTKVLGNTAKVISWYDNEWGYSSRVKDLILFLVEKGL, encoded by the coding sequence ATGGCAGTCAAGGTTGGCATCAATGGCTTCGGCCGCATCGGCCGTAACGTCTTCCGCACCGCACTCGGGAACCCGGATATCGAGTTCGTCGCGGTCAACGACCTCACCACGCCCGCAACGCTTGCTCATTTGCTGAAGTATGACTCGATCCTCGGCAACCTGAAGAACGAAATCGTTGCTGTGGAAGACGGCATCCTGGTGGACGGCAAGAAGATCAAGGTCTTCGCAGAGCGCGATCCGAGCAAGCTGGACTGGGCTTCGGTAGGCGCAGAAATTGTGGTGGAGTCGACCGGGTTCTTTACCGACGCGACTAAGGCGAAGGCCCACCTCGGCTCGACTGTGAAGAAGGTCATCATCTCGGCCCCGGCGTCGAACGAAGACATCACCGTTGTGCTGGGCGTGAACCACGACAAGTACGACGCGGCCAATCATCACGTGATCTCGAACGCAAGCTGCACGACGAACTGCCTTGCCCCCGTGGTGAAGGTACTGAACGACGAGTTCGGTATCGTGAGCGGTCTGATGAACACGATCCACTCGTACACGAACGACCAGGTTGTGCTGGATGCTCCGCACAAGGACCTGCGCCGTGCACGCGCTGCGGCCCTCAGCATGATCCCAACCTCGACCGGTGCGGCGAAGGCCCTGAAGCTCGTCATCCCCGAAATGGCAGGCAAGTTGGACGGATTCTCGATCCGCGTCCCGACCCCGACGGTTTCGGTCGTCGATCTGACGTTCACAGCAGAAAAGCCGATCAGCGTGGAAGCAATCAACGCGGCGATCAAGGCTGCTGCAGAAGGCAAGATGAAGGGCTTCCTCGGCTACACCGAAGAGGAACTCGTCTCGAGCGACTTCCGTGGCAACCCGCTGTCGTCGATCTTCGACTCGAAGCTGACGAAGGTGCTCGGCAACACGGCGAAGGTGATCTCCTGGTACGACAACGAGTGGGGCTATAGCTCGCGCGTGAAGGATTTGATCCTCTTCCTCGTGGAAAAAGGTTTGTAA
- a CDS encoding nitroreductase family protein, which produces MAIDLETLKHAPAEAGLHELLASRWSPRSFSDKKISDADLKKIFTAASYAASSTNEQPWRFFVGRHGETTYDKIFDALVPGNQGWAKSAPVLILSVAKKTFASNGNPNDYALHDTGAASANMALQAIALGIHTHGMGGFSKEQARANFHVPDDYEIGAVWAMGYLGDPEALPEPLKARELAPRQRKGLGEFVFESWETPAKL; this is translated from the coding sequence ATGGCTATCGATCTCGAAACCCTGAAGCACGCACCGGCGGAAGCCGGACTCCATGAACTGCTCGCCAGCCGGTGGAGCCCGCGCAGTTTTTCTGACAAGAAGATCTCTGACGCTGATCTGAAGAAGATCTTCACGGCGGCAAGTTATGCGGCGTCCTCGACCAATGAGCAGCCGTGGCGCTTCTTCGTCGGGCGACATGGCGAAACGACGTATGACAAGATCTTCGACGCGTTGGTTCCGGGCAACCAGGGATGGGCGAAGTCTGCGCCGGTGCTGATTCTAAGCGTGGCGAAGAAGACGTTTGCCAGCAACGGCAACCCGAACGATTACGCTCTGCACGATACCGGCGCGGCGTCCGCGAATATGGCACTGCAGGCGATTGCATTGGGCATCCATACGCATGGCATGGGTGGGTTCAGCAAAGAGCAAGCGCGTGCGAACTTCCACGTGCCGGACGATTATGAGATTGGCGCAGTGTGGGCGATGGGATATCTCGGCGATCCCGAGGCCCTGCCGGAGCCGCTGAAGGCCCGAGAGCTTGCGCCACGACAGCGCAAAGGGCTTGGAGAGTTTGTGTTTGAAAGCTGGGAGACGCCGGCGAAGCTGTAA
- a CDS encoding putative sulfate exporter family transporter yields the protein MTQTIAETSQARPRVLDVRTVFLLLLMLAGTGMVSPPVALLGGLVFGLVVQEHPMRKESARLSKVLLQASVVLLGFGMNVREVVHAGRSGFAYTAVSISLVLLLGVLFGRLLSVQKRASFLITVGTAICGGSAIAAVAPVLEAKEEEVSVAMGTVFVLNSAALILFPLLGHALHLSQNGFGLWAALAIHDTSSVVGAGAAYGAQALAVGTTVKLARALWIVPVSLITAMVVRRGRTDKAGAKVTIPWFIALFCAAAGLHALLPRWTHLFGTLDSLGKTGLAATLFLIGSSLSQRTLREVGVRPLLQGIALWFVIATASLLAVKFGVISI from the coding sequence ATGACGCAGACAATTGCAGAGACGAGCCAGGCAAGGCCGCGAGTGCTGGATGTAAGAACGGTATTTCTTTTGCTGCTGATGCTTGCAGGCACGGGCATGGTTTCGCCGCCGGTTGCGCTGCTGGGCGGCCTCGTCTTCGGCCTGGTGGTGCAGGAACACCCCATGCGCAAAGAAAGCGCGCGGCTTTCGAAGGTGCTGCTGCAGGCCTCTGTGGTGCTTCTGGGCTTCGGCATGAACGTGCGGGAAGTCGTGCATGCTGGCCGTTCGGGTTTTGCCTACACGGCGGTGAGCATCTCGCTGGTGCTGTTGCTCGGAGTGCTCTTCGGTCGCTTGCTAAGCGTGCAGAAGCGCGCTTCGTTCCTCATTACGGTCGGAACGGCGATCTGTGGCGGAAGCGCCATCGCTGCGGTGGCTCCGGTCTTGGAAGCGAAGGAAGAGGAGGTCAGCGTGGCGATGGGCACGGTATTTGTGCTGAACTCCGCGGCGCTGATCCTGTTTCCTCTGCTCGGCCACGCGTTGCACCTTTCGCAGAACGGCTTCGGCCTGTGGGCGGCACTGGCTATTCATGACACCAGCTCGGTGGTTGGCGCGGGAGCTGCGTACGGTGCGCAGGCTCTCGCCGTTGGCACAACCGTAAAGCTCGCCCGCGCACTGTGGATCGTACCGGTTTCGCTGATCACGGCCATGGTCGTTCGTCGCGGTCGCACGGACAAGGCTGGAGCCAAGGTGACCATCCCGTGGTTCATTGCGCTCTTCTGCGCGGCGGCTGGGCTTCACGCACTGCTGCCACGCTGGACGCACCTCTTCGGCACGTTGGACTCCCTTGGCAAGACCGGGCTCGCGGCAACACTCTTCCTGATCGGCTCCAGCCTGTCCCAACGAACACTGCGCGAGGTCGGCGTCCGCCCGCTGCTGCAGGGAATTGCGCTGTGGTTCGTTATCGCAACGGCTTCGCTGCTGGCGGTGAAGTTTGGCGTGATTTCGATCTAG
- a CDS encoding ABC transporter permease: MNVFWHRYGAEVLRLTFEHLWLTGSAMLLAVIIGVPLGVALTRSERLARPVLAVANILQTVPSLALFGLLLPVPWLGERAVRLAILALLAYTLLPILRNTYSGIRNVDPTLLDVAEALGMTNMQRLRKLELPLAASLILAGIRTATVTCIGVATIAAAVGAGGLGELIFRGVASVDNTLVLAGAIPAALLALAADGLLGFAEKKLVVRR, encoded by the coding sequence ATGAACGTCTTCTGGCACAGATACGGCGCTGAGGTTCTTCGCCTCACCTTCGAACATCTCTGGCTTACCGGCAGCGCCATGCTTTTGGCCGTGATAATTGGCGTGCCCTTGGGCGTAGCGTTAACTCGCAGCGAACGCCTCGCGCGTCCAGTGCTCGCCGTCGCCAACATCCTGCAAACGGTACCTAGCCTCGCACTCTTCGGCTTGCTGCTGCCCGTCCCGTGGCTTGGCGAACGAGCGGTGCGGCTGGCGATTCTGGCCCTGCTCGCGTACACCTTGCTGCCGATCCTGCGCAACACCTACAGCGGCATCCGCAATGTCGATCCCACGTTGCTCGACGTTGCCGAAGCGCTCGGCATGACAAACATGCAGCGCCTTCGTAAGCTCGAGCTTCCACTCGCCGCCAGCCTCATCCTCGCGGGCATCCGTACGGCGACGGTGACCTGCATTGGCGTTGCCACCATTGCGGCAGCGGTTGGCGCTGGCGGTCTGGGCGAACTCATCTTTCGCGGCGTTGCCAGCGTGGACAACACACTCGTTCTTGCCGGAGCCATCCCCGCGGCCTTGCTCGCCCTCGCCGCCGATGGTTTGCTCGGATTCGCGGAAAAGAAGCTGGTGGTCCGGCGATGA
- a CDS encoding LysR family transcriptional regulator, which produces MENFRLRVFRTVARRLNFRAAAEELRLTQPAVTQQIKALEQQVDSALFHRTAGKITLTPAGAALLPFADQLAALADEALEAIARANGESAGRLSIAASQTIAQYLLPHLIAGFSKLHPKVEIATHSGNTLQVLEELVARRAYVALIEGPALRQDVHVEPFMRDRMVLLAPATHPWAGKTIKPAQLHEASLLLREQGSGSRRVVEQALEAAGLQARDLKPRMTFNSTQALLTAVEAGLGVAFVSQWAVQAQLALGTLAVVKLQGLALEREFSLAWVSGPMPSGIAGEFCTYVCEQGAAFDKRVRARSKSRQTSPPAAKPLR; this is translated from the coding sequence ATGGAAAACTTCCGCCTTCGTGTCTTCCGTACTGTCGCCCGGCGTTTGAACTTTCGAGCCGCTGCGGAAGAACTGCGGCTTACGCAGCCTGCCGTTACCCAGCAGATCAAGGCTCTGGAGCAGCAGGTGGACTCTGCTCTTTTTCATCGGACGGCAGGCAAGATTACGCTGACGCCTGCGGGAGCCGCTCTGCTTCCCTTTGCGGATCAGCTTGCCGCTCTTGCCGATGAAGCGCTGGAGGCGATTGCACGGGCTAACGGCGAGTCCGCCGGGCGCTTGTCGATTGCAGCGTCGCAGACGATTGCCCAGTACCTGCTGCCACACCTGATTGCGGGCTTCAGCAAGCTGCACCCGAAGGTGGAAATTGCCACGCACTCCGGCAATACGCTGCAGGTTCTGGAAGAGCTTGTGGCGCGTCGGGCGTACGTGGCGCTAATCGAAGGCCCCGCGCTGCGGCAGGATGTTCACGTTGAGCCGTTCATGCGCGATCGGATGGTGTTGCTTGCTCCTGCGACGCACCCGTGGGCAGGCAAGACGATCAAGCCAGCACAGCTGCATGAGGCTTCGCTGCTGCTGCGTGAGCAGGGCTCCGGCTCTCGACGCGTGGTGGAGCAGGCGTTGGAGGCAGCAGGCCTGCAGGCGCGAGATCTGAAGCCGCGCATGACGTTCAACTCCACGCAGGCGCTGCTGACTGCGGTGGAAGCAGGGCTGGGTGTGGCGTTCGTGTCACAGTGGGCCGTACAAGCGCAACTCGCGCTCGGAACACTGGCCGTGGTGAAGCTGCAGGGCCTTGCGCTCGAACGCGAGTTTTCGCTGGCCTGGGTTAGCGGGCCGATGCCTTCGGGCATCGCCGGGGAGTTCTGCACGTACGTCTGCGAGCAAGGTGCAGCGTTTGATAAGCGAGTGCGGGCTAGATCGAAATCACGCCAAACTTCACCGCCAGCAGCGAAGCCGTTGCGATAA
- a CDS encoding MarR family transcriptional regulator, giving the protein MFTKQDKPSLYRIALLKEVLSECKARLDEKLQPLGVTTAQLRVLWAIEENPAVSGAEISRLCGVTPQTGQGFITRLEAEGWISRHPSALTDRVLVAQLTAEGKRILRRGKDIAERMDSELWSGISPQALELLESTLNNAIAKLKSL; this is encoded by the coding sequence ATGTTCACTAAGCAAGACAAGCCGAGCCTCTATCGAATCGCCCTTCTCAAAGAGGTGCTGAGCGAATGCAAGGCGAGGCTCGATGAAAAGCTGCAACCGCTCGGCGTAACGACCGCGCAGTTACGAGTCTTGTGGGCCATCGAGGAGAATCCGGCGGTTAGCGGCGCCGAGATCTCGCGGCTCTGTGGCGTAACGCCGCAGACCGGGCAGGGGTTTATCACCCGCCTTGAGGCTGAAGGCTGGATCTCGCGTCACCCCTCCGCGCTCACTGACCGCGTGCTGGTCGCCCAGCTAACCGCAGAGGGTAAACGGATTCTGCGCCGCGGCAAAGACATCGCAGAACGCATGGACTCCGAACTCTGGAGCGGCATCAGCCCGCAAGCACTCGAGCTTCTGGAGAGCACCCTCAACAACGCCATCGCGAAGCTGAAGAGCCTCTAG
- a CDS encoding alkaline phosphatase family protein: MSRIFSSRSISLLGCVLAATSVVHAQAPATPAAKPRAHHNVIIFVADGLRRGSVTPTAMPTFYKVRTEGTDFENSHSVFPTFTTANASTIATGHGLGDTGDFSNTLYPGAYLSPMALPSGATGTVTPFLESDEVLADMNGLFDGNYLGEQTLLSYARAHGFNVASVGKLGPTAIQQADVLRWEQDSYALTDAIVIDDQTGSSRGVPLPLGLPEAIAAADLAPVAPSRSNGYAENSVYSNGNAGDVDTPGTKLANVTQQEWFTNVATQVLLPRFADSDKPFVILFWSRDPDGTQHNEGDNYNSYDQKQHRGPGINGETPMKALHNADNDLKRILDWLDAHPEIKATTDVLLTSDHGFATISRRELDAEGKLSESPSKTPAGEPLGKEKPMPVGELPPGFLAMDLALYTQGRLFDPSVAGQTGDSVFKEVLFRDQSPRPHPSSGSAVIGMPGNKPVHKMDASDAQLVVAANGGSDLIYVPSEDPAIVHHVLELLTTFDYVNGLFVDDRFCPTPDACPGALPLSSIDLKGSTKVPTPAIVVNFKVFYPVPDLQYAVQVSDTSLQDGQGMHGGFGRESTWNNMAAIGPDFRTHFVDKDPVGNIDIAPTLAHLLGLDIPANGKLRGRAAVEAFTATPSAPTEPRPQEAIVSAPAKNGRRTVLEHQQYKGVHYFDRGCMIDAKAKESCKPF; the protein is encoded by the coding sequence ATGTCGCGAATCTTCAGTTCCCGTTCCATCAGCCTTCTGGGCTGCGTTCTTGCTGCCACATCGGTTGTCCATGCGCAGGCTCCTGCCACACCGGCTGCCAAGCCGCGTGCGCACCACAACGTCATCATCTTTGTGGCCGATGGCTTGCGCCGGGGATCGGTGACGCCGACCGCGATGCCAACGTTCTACAAGGTGCGCACCGAAGGCACAGACTTCGAAAACAGTCATTCGGTCTTTCCGACGTTCACCACGGCGAATGCTTCGACGATTGCGACAGGACATGGGCTGGGCGATACGGGCGACTTTTCCAACACGCTCTATCCCGGCGCCTATCTTTCGCCGATGGCGCTACCCAGCGGGGCGACAGGAACGGTAACACCGTTTCTGGAGAGCGACGAAGTCCTCGCCGACATGAACGGCCTCTTCGACGGCAACTACCTCGGCGAGCAAACACTACTATCGTATGCGCGTGCCCATGGGTTCAACGTGGCGTCAGTGGGCAAACTTGGGCCGACGGCGATTCAACAGGCCGATGTTCTGCGGTGGGAGCAGGACTCCTATGCGTTGACTGATGCGATCGTGATCGACGACCAAACAGGCTCGTCGCGCGGCGTTCCCCTGCCGCTTGGCTTGCCGGAAGCAATCGCCGCGGCCGATCTTGCACCGGTGGCGCCGTCGCGTTCAAACGGCTATGCCGAGAACTCGGTGTACAGCAACGGCAACGCAGGCGATGTGGACACCCCCGGCACGAAGCTTGCCAACGTGACGCAGCAAGAGTGGTTCACGAATGTAGCCACTCAGGTGCTGCTGCCACGCTTTGCGGATTCGGACAAGCCGTTCGTCATACTTTTCTGGTCGCGCGACCCGGACGGAACCCAGCATAACGAGGGCGACAACTACAACTCGTATGACCAGAAGCAGCACCGCGGGCCGGGCATTAACGGTGAGACGCCGATGAAGGCCCTGCACAACGCGGACAACGATCTGAAGCGGATTCTCGACTGGCTGGACGCGCACCCGGAGATCAAGGCGACGACCGATGTGCTGCTGACCTCGGACCACGGCTTTGCGACGATCAGCCGCCGGGAACTCGATGCTGAGGGCAAGCTTTCGGAGTCGCCGTCGAAGACTCCGGCTGGCGAACCGCTGGGCAAGGAGAAGCCGATGCCGGTGGGTGAGCTTCCTCCGGGGTTCCTGGCGATGGACCTTGCGCTCTACACGCAGGGCCGCCTCTTCGATCCTTCGGTGGCAGGACAAACTGGCGATTCGGTGTTCAAGGAAGTGCTCTTCCGCGACCAAAGCCCGCGTCCGCATCCTTCGTCCGGCAGCGCTGTGATCGGAATGCCGGGCAACAAGCCTGTACACAAGATGGACGCCAGTGACGCGCAGTTAGTAGTGGCCGCGAATGGCGGGTCAGACCTGATCTATGTGCCGAGCGAAGATCCGGCCATTGTGCATCACGTCCTCGAACTGCTGACGACGTTTGACTACGTCAACGGCCTGTTTGTGGACGACCGCTTCTGCCCCACGCCGGATGCCTGCCCCGGCGCTCTGCCGCTGAGCAGCATCGACCTGAAGGGTTCGACGAAGGTACCGACGCCCGCGATTGTCGTCAACTTCAAGGTCTTCTATCCGGTTCCTGATCTGCAGTACGCGGTGCAGGTCTCTGACACCAGCCTGCAGGACGGCCAGGGCATGCACGGCGGCTTTGGCCGTGAGAGCACGTGGAACAACATGGCCGCGATTGGCCCGGACTTCCGTACACACTTCGTGGACAAGGACCCTGTCGGCAACATCGACATCGCCCCCACGCTGGCGCACCTCCTTGGGCTCGACATCCCGGCCAACGGCAAACTGCGTGGACGCGCGGCGGTGGAGGCGTTTACCGCAACGCCAAGCGCCCCCACGGAGCCGCGTCCGCAGGAGGCTATCGTTTCAGCGCCAGCCAAGAACGGTCGTCGTACGGTGCTCGAACACCAGCAGTACAAGGGAGTCCATTACTTCGACCGTGGCTGCATGATCGACGCCAAGGCGAAGGAGAGCTGCAAGCCTTTCTAA
- a CDS encoding RidA family protein, with the protein MEVLIADKAFYNRCMERVNIPGTSPFEPIIGFSRAVRIGNTVHVSGTGPVGAEELTPAEQTRVALKLIEAALTQAGATFENVYRTRMFLARAEDWEEIGRAHGEVFGTIRPASTMVVAALLNPKWRVEIEAEAILP; encoded by the coding sequence GTGGAAGTTCTTATTGCCGATAAGGCCTTCTACAATCGCTGCATGGAACGCGTAAACATCCCCGGCACCTCTCCGTTTGAACCCATCATTGGCTTCTCGCGAGCCGTCCGCATCGGCAACACCGTGCACGTCTCCGGCACAGGCCCTGTTGGCGCAGAAGAACTCACGCCCGCAGAGCAAACCCGAGTCGCACTCAAACTGATCGAAGCGGCTCTAACACAGGCTGGCGCTACGTTTGAGAACGTCTATCGCACCCGCATGTTCCTGGCTCGCGCAGAGGACTGGGAAGAGATCGGCCGGGCGCATGGCGAGGTCTTCGGCACCATCCGCCCGGCGTCCACCATGGTCGTCGCGGCTCTGCTCAACCCCAAGTGGCGCGTCGAAATCGAAGCCGAAGCCATCCTCCCGTAA
- a CDS encoding glycine betaine ABC transporter substrate-binding protein, with translation MKLRASCLLCSVWLLTLVSCAPPRPSHVVIGAKNFTEQVVLGELLAQEIEASGGGTVERRFWLAGSYLCQQALISGRIDAYVEYSGTALMAVLKMPVDRDRESVLAKISNGYQKRFAVQVGPSLGFEDTFALVVRADAAARFHLQSISDLAHWPGHPTLGVGYEFAERPDGLPGLTAAYGLHFAGSPRTMELGLLYRALQSKQVDVVAGNSTDGAIRSLGFVALADDRHYFPPYDAVPLVREDSLQKWPAIALAERKLAGKISADDMRAMNLAVESQHQDVGDVVRALRARKGL, from the coding sequence ATGAAGCTCCGTGCGTCGTGTCTGCTCTGCAGCGTGTGGCTGCTGACGCTGGTGAGCTGTGCTCCGCCTCGCCCGTCACACGTCGTCATCGGGGCCAAAAACTTCACCGAACAGGTCGTCCTCGGCGAGCTTCTCGCGCAGGAGATCGAAGCCAGCGGTGGCGGCACCGTCGAGCGTCGTTTCTGGCTCGCCGGAAGCTACCTCTGCCAACAGGCGTTGATCTCCGGCCGCATCGACGCCTACGTGGAGTACTCCGGTACAGCCTTGATGGCCGTGCTGAAGATGCCCGTGGACCGCGATCGCGAGAGTGTTCTTGCAAAGATTTCTAACGGCTATCAGAAGCGATTTGCCGTGCAGGTTGGCCCCTCGTTGGGCTTTGAAGACACCTTCGCGCTCGTCGTTCGCGCAGACGCCGCAGCCCGCTTCCATCTCCAAAGCATCTCCGACCTCGCTCACTGGCCCGGCCATCCCACGCTTGGCGTGGGCTATGAGTTTGCCGAACGCCCCGACGGCCTCCCCGGCCTCACCGCCGCCTACGGCCTGCACTTCGCAGGCTCACCGCGCACCATGGAACTCGGCCTGCTCTATCGCGCGCTGCAGTCAAAGCAGGTAGACGTCGTCGCTGGGAACTCGACCGACGGCGCCATCCGCTCGCTCGGCTTCGTCGCCCTCGCGGATGATCGTCATTACTTCCCGCCTTACGATGCCGTACCGCTCGTGCGCGAGGACTCGCTGCAGAAGTGGCCAGCTATCGCACTCGCCGAACGCAAGCTCGCAGGCAAAATCAGCGCAGACGATATGCGAGCGATGAACCTTGCGGTCGAGTCGCAGCATCAAGATGTAGGAGACGTTGTGCGTGCCCTTCGCGCGCGGAAGGGACTGTGA
- a CDS encoding ATP-binding protein → MRRRGKRGPNESESTGKIGQELPTNQLAPLRPSYLDAPLPVEAGPVEDAAEVAEDVQGVEPGEAVAEAAVAEVAPVEDAPQATPELVHETQPESLATPPAEPVAVPARSPRGYVVLTIGLPGSGKTTWYKRRGVQPLSSDMLRSILFDDITEQRYQGLVFSTLRSLLRARLIAKMPWNYVDATNLSPHERRQWIKMAKSFGYEVQAVFFDVPLAVCLERNSKRDRQVTDEVMHKMAERLRPPAFKEGFDKITVVRVKGAQPTSAVPAADAAENGPEHGAENAPEAAVEG, encoded by the coding sequence ATGAGACGACGTGGTAAGCGTGGACCGAACGAATCAGAGTCCACAGGAAAAATCGGGCAGGAGCTGCCCACCAACCAACTGGCACCGCTGCGACCCAGCTATCTGGACGCTCCGTTGCCGGTCGAAGCGGGCCCTGTAGAGGACGCCGCCGAGGTTGCCGAAGACGTGCAGGGTGTTGAGCCCGGCGAAGCTGTAGCCGAAGCTGCGGTGGCAGAAGTTGCCCCCGTGGAAGACGCTCCACAGGCAACTCCGGAGCTGGTCCATGAGACGCAGCCCGAGTCGCTGGCGACGCCTCCTGCCGAGCCGGTAGCTGTACCTGCGCGTTCGCCGCGCGGGTACGTGGTGCTCACCATCGGTCTGCCGGGTTCCGGCAAGACGACCTGGTACAAGCGCCGCGGTGTACAGCCCCTTTCGAGCGACATGCTGCGTTCCATCCTGTTCGATGACATCACCGAACAGCGTTACCAGGGCCTTGTGTTCTCGACGCTCCGCAGTCTGCTGCGTGCGCGCCTGATCGCCAAGATGCCATGGAACTACGTGGACGCTACCAACCTTAGCCCGCATGAGCGTCGCCAGTGGATCAAGATGGCGAAGAGCTTCGGCTATGAAGTGCAGGCCGTCTTCTTCGACGTGCCGCTGGCCGTGTGCCTCGAGCGCAACTCGAAGCGCGACCGCCAGGTGACCGATGAGGTCATGCACAAAATGGCGGAACGCCTGCGGCCCCCTGCCTTCAAGGAAGGTTTTGACAAAATCACCGTGGTTCGCGTCAAGGGCGCACAGCCGACCTCGGCTGTACCCGCTGCAGACGCCGCTGAAAACGGTCCGGAGCATGGCGCAGAAAACGCGCCGGAAGCCGCCGTCGAAGGCTAA
- a CDS encoding DinB family protein, with product MSEPWMRGTHGELDTLRRAVVHALEQAEEDTEKWAAPLSEEQIFARPAGLPSVAFHLRHMVRSLDRLLTYAESRILDEQQLQALATEHEPGDALDVLEEARKGLASAKERVRSFSPAQYELPRGIGRQRLPTTVGSLLIHCAEHTQRHIGQAITTAKVVEAT from the coding sequence ATGAGCGAGCCGTGGATGCGTGGAACGCATGGAGAGCTGGACACGCTGCGGCGTGCCGTCGTTCATGCTCTGGAGCAGGCAGAAGAAGACACTGAAAAATGGGCTGCTCCGCTCAGCGAGGAGCAGATCTTTGCTCGCCCTGCTGGCTTGCCGTCGGTCGCGTTTCATCTGCGGCACATGGTCCGCTCGCTGGACCGCTTGCTTACCTATGCGGAGAGCCGCATATTGGACGAGCAGCAACTGCAGGCGCTCGCCACGGAGCACGAACCCGGCGACGCGCTGGATGTTCTTGAAGAAGCGCGCAAAGGCCTCGCCAGCGCAAAGGAACGCGTCCGCAGCTTCTCGCCCGCACAGTATGAGCTCCCTCGCGGCATCGGCCGCCAGCGCCTCCCCACAACGGTTGGCAGCTTGCTCATCCACTGCGCCGAACACACGCAACGGCACATCGGCCAGGCCATCACCACGGCCAAAGTCGTCGAAGCAACCTAG